One Etheostoma spectabile isolate EspeVRDwgs_2016 chromosome 12, UIUC_Espe_1.0, whole genome shotgun sequence genomic window carries:
- the copa gene encoding coatomer subunit alpha — protein MLTKFETKSARVKGLSFHPKRPWVLASLHNGVIQLWDYRMCTLIDKFDEHDGPVRGIDFHKQQPLFVSGGDDYKIKVWNYKLRRCLFTLLGHLDYIRTTFFHHEYPWILSASDDQTIRIWNWQSRTCVCVLTGHNHYVMCAQFHPAEDLVVSASLDQTVRVWDISGLRKKNLSPGSVETDVRGISGVDLFGASDAVVKHVLEGHDRGVNWAAFHPTMPLIVSGADDRQVKIWRMNESKAWELDTCRGHYNNVSCAVFHPRQELILSNSEDKSIRVWDMSKRTGVQTFRRDHDRFWVLGAHPNLNLFAAGHDSGMIVFKLERERPAYAVHGNMLYYVKDRFLRQLDFNSSKDTAVMQLRSGSKFPVFSMSYNPAENAVLLCTRATNLENSTYDLYSIPKESDSQNPDAPEGKRSSGLTAVWVARNRFAVLDRMHSLLIKNLKNEIVKKVQVPSCEEIFYAGTGSLLLRDADGVTLFDVQQKRSLATVKIAKVKYVVWSSDTSHVALLAKHAIMICNRKLESLCNIHENIRVKSGAWEESGVFIYTTSNHIKYALTSGDHGIIRTLDLPIYVTRVRGNSVYCLDRECRPRVLTIDPTEYRFKLALVNRKYDEVLHMVRNAKLVGQSIIAYLQKKGYPEVALHFVKDEKTRFSLALECGNIEVALEAAKALDERSCWERLGEAALLQGHHQVVEMCYQRTKNFDKLTFLYLITGNLAKLRKMMKIAEIRKDMSGHYQAALYLGDVSERVRILKNCGQKSLAYLTAATHGLDEEAEALKETFDPEKDTVPEVDPNAQLLQPSPPINPLDTNWPLLTVSKGFFEGAIAAKGKAGQMAADLDMEAPGGEGWGDDAELQLDEDGFMDAQEGLGEEGGVKEEGGGWEVEEDLDLPPELDIPAGAGGGAEDGFFVPPTKGMSPTQMWCNNSQLPVDHILAGSYETAMRLLHDQVGVVNFTPYKALFMQTMSRGRTCYLGLPSLPCLRGNPQRNWKDCGAKQGLPAVGLRLSDLIARLQQCYQLTTSGRFEEAVERFRIILLSVPLLVVDNKQEIAEAQQLITICREYIVGLTMETERKKLPKETLDQQKRLCEMAAYFTHCNLQPVHMVLVLRTALNLFFKLRNFKTAASFARRLLELGPKPDVAQQTRKILSACEKTLTDAHQLNYDPHNPFDLCAASFVPLYRGRPVEKCPLSGACYCPIYKGQICRVTQATEIGKDVIGLRVSPLQFR, from the exons ATGTTAACTAAATTTGAAACGAAGTCGGCCCGTGTCAAAG GCCTAAGTTTCCATCCGAAGAGACCATGGGTTCTTGCAAGTTTGCACAACGGAGTCATCCAGCTGTGGGACTATCGCATGTGCACGCTGATTGACAAGTTTGACGAGCATGATG GCCCCGTCAGAGGCATTGATTTCCATAAACAGCAGCCTCTGTTTGTGTCTGGAGGAGATGATTACAAAATCAAG GTGTGGAACTACAAGCTGAGACGCTGCCTCTTCACTCTCCTTGGACACCTTGACTACATCAGAACCACCTTCTTCCACCAT GAGTACCCCTGGATTCTGAGTGCCTCAGATGACCAGACTATTCGCATCTGGAACTGGCAGTCCAGGACCTGCGTCTG TGTGCTCACCGGCCATAATCACTATGTGATGTGTGCCCAGTTCCACCCAGCTGAGGACCTGGTGGTGTCAGCGAGTCTGGACCAGACCGTGCGAGTGTGGGATATTTCCG GTCTGAGGAAGAAGAACCTGTCTCCAGGCTCTGTGGAGACGGATGTGCGCGGCATCTCTGGTGTCGACTTGTTTGGTGCCTCGGATGCTGTTGTCAAGCACGTCCTTGAG GGTCACGACCGGGGGGTCAACTGGGCCGCCTTTCACCCCACCATGCCTCTCATAGTGTCCGGAGCTGACGACAGGCAGGTCAAGATCTGGAGGATGAACG AATCCAAGGCATGGGAGCTGGATACGTGCCGCGGCCACTACAACAACGTGTCCTGTGCCGTCTTCCACCCGCGCCAGGAGCTCATCCTGTCTAACTCTGAGGACAAGAGCATCCGCGTGTGGGACATGTCCAAGAGGACCGGAGTCCAGACCTTCCGCCGAGACCACGATCGCTTCTGGGTGCTGGGGGCTCATCCAAACCTCAACCTGTTTGCTGCTG GTCATGACAGCGGCATGATTGTGTTCAAGCTGGAGCGTGAGCGTCCAGCATACGCCGTGCACggcaacatgctgtactacgtCAAAGACCGTTTCCTCCGCCAGCTGGACTTCAACAGCAGCAAGGACACCGCTGTCATGCAGCTGCGCAG TGGGTCTAAGTTTCCGGTGTTCAGCATGTCTTACAACCCTGCGGAGAACGCTGTTCTGCTTTGCACT AGGGCGACCAACCTGGAGAACAGCACCTATGACCTGTACTCTATTCCCAAAGAAAGTGACTCTCAGAACCCTGATG CACCGGAGGGGAAGAGGTCCTCCGGTCTGACTGCCGTCTGGGTGGCCAGGAACAGATTTGCCGTCCTCGATCGTATGCACTCT CTGTTGATCAAGAACCTGAAGAATGAAATTGTGAAGAAAGTTCAGGTGCCAAGCTGCGAGGAGATCTTCTACGCCGGGACAGGTTCATTGTTGCTGCGTGATGCCGATGGCGTCACGCTGTTCGACGTGCAGCAGAAACGCTCTCTGGCCACCGTTAAGATCGCCAAGGTGAAGTACGTGGTGTGGAGTTCTGACACCAGCCACGTGGCTCTGCTGGCCAAACACG CCATCATGATCTGCAACCGTAAGCTGGAGAGTCTGTGCAACATTCATGAGAACATCAGAGTGAAGAGTGGAGCCTGGGAAGAGAGTGGAGTCTTCATCTACACCACCTCCAACCACATCAAATACGCCCTCACCTCTGG TGATCATGGCATCATCAGGACCCTGGACCTTCCCATCTATGTGACCCGTGTGAGAGGAAACAGTGTTTACTGCCTGGACAGGGAGTGCAGGCCGCGCGTCCTCACCATTGACCCCACAGAGTACCGCTTCAAACTGGCCCTGGTCAACCGCAAATATGATGAG GTGCTCCACATGGTGCGTAACGCCAAGCTGGTGGGCCAGTCCATTATTGCCTACTTGCAGAAGAAGGGTTACCCCGAGGTGGCGCTGCACTTTGTCAAAGATGAGAAGACACGCTTTAGTCTGGCTCTGGAGTGTGGAAACATCGAG GTGGCTCTGGAGGCAGCCAAGGCCCTGGATGAGCGTAGCTGCTGGGAGCGTCTGGGTGAAGCAGCACTGCTGCAGGGTCATCACCAGGTCGTAGAAATGTGCTACCAGAGGACCAAGAACTTTGACAAGCTGACCTTCCTCTACCTCATCACTGGCAACTTGGCCAAGCTGCGCAAGATGATGAAGATCG CTGAGATCAGGAAGGACATGAGTGGCCACTACCAGGCAGCCCTCTACCTGGGAGATGTCAGTGAGAGGGTCCGCATCCTGAAGAACTGTGGACAGA AGTCTCTGGCTTACCTGACTGCTGCCACTCATGGGCTGGATGAAGAGGCTGAGGCGCTGAAGGAGACCTTTGACCCAGAAAAGGACACG GTCCCGGAGGTTGACCCCAATGCACAGCTGCTGCAGCCTTCTCCACCCATTAACCCTCTGGACACCAACTGGCCTCTGCTCACTGTATCAAAGGGCTTCTTTGAGGGAGCCATTGCAGCCAAGG ggAAGGCAGGTCAGATGGCTGCCGACCTGGACATGGAAGCCCCAGGAGGCGAGGGCTGGGGAGACGATGCTGAACTTCAGCTGGATGAAG atGGCTTCATGGATGCCCAGGAAGGGTTAGGGGAAGAAGGGGGAGtgaaagaggagggaggaggatgGGAGGTGGAGGAAGACCTGGACCTTCCTCCAGAACTG GACATACCGGCTGGTGCAGGTGGAGGAGCGGAAGATGGCTTCTTCGTCCCACCGACCAAGGGCATGAGTCCCACACAGATGTGGTGCAACAACTCCCAGCTGCCAGTGGACCACATCCTGGCTGGCTCTTACGAAACTGCTATGAGA TTGCTCCACGACCAGGTAGGAGTTGTGAACTTCACCCCCTACAAGGCGCTGTTCATGCAGACAATGTCCAGAGGCCGCACCTGTTACCTGGGGCTGCCCTCCCTGCCCTGCCTGCGTGGCAATCCCCAAAGAAACTGGAAG GACTGTGGCGCAAAGCAAGGACTGCCTGCTGTGGGCCTGCGTCTTTCCGACCTGATCGCCCGCCTGCAGCAGTGCTACCAGCTGACTACGTCCGGGCGGTTTGAGGAAGCTGTTGAGCGCTTCAGAATCATCCTGCTGTCTGTTCCCCTGCTGGTGGTTGATAACAAGCAGGAGATTGCAGAG GCTCAGCAGCTGATCACCATTTGCAGAGAGTACATCGTGGGTCTGACCAtggaaacggagaggaagaagTTGCCTAAAGAAACATTGGATCAGCAGAAGAGGCTTTGTGAG ATGGCTGCTTATTTCACCCACTGTAATCTCCAGCCAGTCCACATGGTGCTGGTGTTGCGCACAGCTCTGAACCTCTTCTTCAAACTGCGCAACTTCAAGACAGCTGCCAGCTTTGCTCGACGCCTGCTGGAGCTGGGGCCGAAGCCAGATGTTGCCCAGCAG ACCCGCAAGATTCTGTCAGCCTGCGAGAAGACCCTTACAGACGCCCACCAATTGAACTACGACCCCCACAATCCGTTTGACCTGTGCGCTGCCTCTTTTGTCCCTCTGTACCGTGGACGTCCTGTTGAGAAGTGCCCTCTGTCTGGAGCCTGCTACTGCCCCATATACAAAGGCCAAATCTGCAGAGTCACACAG GCAACAGAGATTGGTAAGGATGTAATCGGTCTGCGTGTGAGTCCACTACAGTTTCGTTAA